The Malus domestica chromosome 17, GDT2T_hap1 genome contains the following window.
AGCCCCACCATGGGGCCTGATTTAAAGTCTGACTGAAAACACGAGTGCAATGAGAATGAGCAATGATATGGCCAGtgaaagcagttttgtgcagcCAGCCATTCCTAAACTTGATGGACACTATGATCATTGGAGCATGCTGATGGAGAATTTTCTGCAATCCAAAGAATACTGGGGTTTGATAGAAACTGGGGTCCCTGCAGTAGCAGAAGGGGTGGATCCTACAGAGGTACAGAAGAAGACAATCGAAAATCTAAGGCTAAAAGATCTCAAGGCAAAGAATTATTTGTTTCAAGCCATCGATCGATCGATCTTGGAGACAATCTTGAAAAAGGATATAGCAAAAGACATTTGGGACTCCTTGAAGCAAAAATACCAAGACACAGCTCCTGAACTTATTAGAAACACATAACCTGAAGTGCTCTTTCTGTCATCTTGATCCCCTGCATAATCACTGTCCGAGTATCCTAAAAGCTCCTGATTTCCTCCCTTCCTGTAAAACACCCCTAGGCCAATGGTTCATTTCACATACCTCAACGCTCTTTTTGCCGCTTGTAAATGCATCTCAGTAAGGCGCTCAATGTACCTGCTGATCAAGCTTACTATAAATGCCATGTCAGGATGTGTAACAGTTAagtacatgagacttcctacgATTTGAGTTACTCCACATGAGGGTGGATGAGTCTGTTAATGAGTACTTTGCATGAACTATCACCATTGCCAACAAGATGAGAGTTCATGGTGAACAGATGGGTGATGTGGTGGTCATCGATAAGATCTTAAGGTCCATGACTCCAAAGTTTGACTATGTTGTGTGCTCCATTGAGGAATCAAATGATATTGGCAGTTTGTCCATTAATGAACTTCAAAGCAGTCTGTTAGTTCATGAGCAAAGAATGTGTAGGCATACTGTGGATGAACAAGCACTACAAGCCACAAATGATGGAGGACGAAAAGGAGGCCGTAGCTCTTACcgcagaagaggaagaggacGTGGTCGATCGGGATTAGACAAATCCACAGTGGAATGTTATTACTGTCATGGGCTTGGCCATTTTCAATGGGAGTGCCCTAAAAATGAGAAACAAGCAAACCTGGCTGAGACAAGTGAAGAGATGCTACTTATGGCATACGTGGATGATAACAAGACTAGCAATAAATGTGTGGTTTCTAGATTCAGGGTGCAGCAATCATATGAGTGGCAAGAATGAGCTTTTATGTGATCTTAATGAAGGCTTCAAAGATTCTGTTAAACTAGGAAATAATGCAAGCCTGATAGTGCAGGGAAATGGCAGTGTTCGAATGGAGATAAATGGACTCATGCATGTGATTATTGAGGTGTTTCATGTACCAGACTTGAAGAATAACCTACTGAGTATTGGACAACTACAAGAGAATGGTCTTGCAATTCTCATGCAACACAGAGCTTGCAAGATCTTTCATCCTGAGTAGGGCTTAATCATTGAAACTGTTATGTCACAAAACAGGATGTTCATTCTCATTGCACGATGTCAGATAAGGGAGCAAAAGTGTCTCGTCTCTCTTGTCTCAGAACAATCCCAACTTTGGCATTGTCGATATGGTCATCTAAGCTGGAGTGGTCTCAAAGTTCTTCAACAGCAGAAGATGGTGGAGGGTATGCCACAGTTCAAAGTCCCATTCGAAGGTTTGTGAAGATTGCTTGGTGGAGAAACAACGAAGGGACTCATTTCCAAAGGAAAGCACGTGGAGGGCGTTAGATATTCTTCAGTTAATTCATGCTGATATTTGTGGGCCAATCAATCCAATATCAAATAGGAGGAAACGGTATATCATCACTTTCATAGATGATTTTAGTCGTAAAACTTGGGTGTATTTTTTGGTAGAAAAGTCTGAatcttttgttgtttttaagAACTACAAAGCTAAGGTTGAAAAAGAAACAGGAGCATACATCAGGGCCCTTCGCACTAACAGATGAGGGGAATTCACATCACAAGAGTTCACTTCTTTTTGTGAAGTGAATGGCATTCGAAGACAACTCACAGCTGCATACTCTTCCCAGCAAAACGGAGTTGCCGAGAGGAAGAATCAGACAATTATGAACATGGTCCGGAGCATGCTTTCTGGAAAGAACATCCCAAAAACTTTTTGGCCTGAAGCTGTAAATTGGACTGTGCATATTCTCAATCGGAGTCCCACACTTGCAGTAAGAAGCAAGACTCCAGAAGAGGCATGGAGTGGAAAGAAACCATCAGTTAGTCATTTCAGAATCTTTGGATGTATTTCTCACGTCCATGTACCAGATAACAGAAGAATAAAGCTTGACAACAAGAGTTCGAAATGCATATTCCTTGGGGTAAGTGATGAGTCGAAAGCCTATAGATTATATGATCCgatttctcaaaaaataatTGTCAGCCGAGATGTTGTTTTTGACGAGGATCAAAGTTGGGAGTGGGAGATAGATAAGGAAGAGGGTATAGAAAATGGCGATAATGCAGAGGAACCAGAAGCTAGCAGCACTGAGGAGGGTGAGAGCAGTGAAGACTTACCTCATGAAGAGACTGTGGATAACTCACCTCATGGGGCATGGATACGAAGACCACCAGTATGGATGCAAGACTATGTGAGTGGGGAAGGTTGCTCCGAGGAAGAAGACTCCAATGTTGCATGCATGGTTGTGgttccagaagattccaacgtTTCATACATGGCTGAGGTTCCTGATAGTGACCCTATTTTCTATGAAGATGCAGTTAAAAAGGAGAAATGGAGACAGGCCATGAACTCAGAGATTGAGGCTATCGAAAAGAATGAAACGTGGGAACTTACTACGTTACCCCCTGGAAGCAAAGTTATCGGTGTTAAGTGGGTTTACAAGACGAAACTTAATGTGAATGGAGAAGTAGATAAGAATAAGGCACGACTCGTTGCAAAATGGTACAGTCAAGAGTATGGGGTAGATTATGCTGAGGTATTTGCACCGGTGGCTAGACTCGACACCATTCGAATCGTGATTTCACTTGCTACTCAGAAGGGATGGATTCTCTATCAACTAGACGTCAAGTTTGCGTTTCTGCATGGAGAGATAAATGAAGAAGTCTTTGTTGCTCAGCCTCTTGGATATGAGAAAATAGGACATGAACACAAAGTATACAAGCTTAAGAAAGCCTTGTATGGTCTCAAGCAAGCTCCTCGAGCTTAGTACAGCCAGATAGAGACTTACTTTGTCAATGAAGGTTTCAAGAAGTGTCCATATGAACACACTTTGTTCATCAAAACAGTGGAATGAGGTAAAGTTTTGATTGTTTGTCTGTATGTAGACGATTTAATCTTTACTGGAAATAATGAAGTTATGTTTGAAGAATTTAAACGATTCATGATGATAGAATTTGATATGACTGATCTTGGAAAAATGAAGTTTTTCTAGGGTATTGAGGTGTTGCAACGGTTAGATGGGGTATTCATTGGTCAACGTAAATATGCACAGGAGGTGCTTAACAGGTTCAACATGGATCAATGCAATCCAGTGGATAATCCAGCAGTTCCAGGGTCTAAGTTAAGGAAGGATAAAGATAGAGAAATGGTGGATAACACATTATACAAACAAATCGTAGTAAGTCTCCAGGTATTTAATTGTTACACGTCCTGACATGGCATTTATAGTAAGCTTGATCAGCAGGTACATGAAGCGCCCTACTGAGATGCATTTACAAGCGGCAAAAAGAGCGTTGAGGTATGTGAAGGGAACCATTGGCCTTGGGGTGTTTTACAGGAAAGAAGGAAATCAGGAGCTTCTGGGATACTCGGACAGTGATTATGCAGGGGATCAAGATGACAGAAAGAGCACTTCAGGTTATGTGTTTCTAATAAGTTCAGGAGCTGTGTCTTGGTCTTCAAAGAAACAACCTGTGGTCACTCTTTCCACCACTGAGGCTGAATTTATTGTTGTTGCATCTAGTGCTTGTCAAGCTGTCTGGTGAAGGAGAATCTTAAAGGAACTGTGTCATGATCAATGCAAGGCTACGATGCTACTTTGTGACAACGTATCAGCCATCAAACTCTCAAAAAATCCGGTCCTGCATGGTCGAAGCAAACACATTGATGTCCGCTTTCACTTCCTGCGTGATCTTACAAAGGAAGAAGTAGAATTGGTTTAGTGCTCAACTCAGTAGCAAGTTGCAGATATTTTCACAAAGTCGTTGAAGCTTGAAGATTTCTTGAAACTGTGAGGTTTGCTGGGCATCCGTTCTTATTCGGGAATAAACTGAATGGTGATAACGTTCTGTTTAAGAGAGGATGTTAAAGTTGTTAGGATTCTTTTGACCACTAGGGTTAAGCTTTCTAGTTTCTAGGTCAACTTTGTAACTGTTAATAATTCATATTATTAAGGAACCAGTATTGTTGCACGTTCAGTCTTTAACCCTAGTCAGATAACATGATTCTAGGTGTTGTAAAGTCGTGGGTTGTTGCTTCCATTCAGTTATCTCGTAAGGTTATAAGTAGTCTTTGTTATCTTTGAATTCAATAAGAATATTCTCCCAAAAAACAAGTGTGTATTGAACTTCCTTCTCTCTTAGTCTCTCGAAGCTCTTTCTGTTTTTAACAGGACAAACATCCCATTGCATTTTTTAGCAAACCATTGTCCAGATCCATGTTGAATATGTCGGTATATGATAAGGAGATGCTTGCGGTTGTGTATGCGATCCAGAAATGGAGACCTTATTTGTTGGGACAACAATTCAAAATTGTTACCGATCACCAAACAATTCGACATTTTTTGGATCAACGAATAACTACACCAAATCAACAAAAGTGGCTCTCTAAGTTACTTGGCTATAACTATGTGGTTGAATACAAGGCAGGTGCTCAAAACATTGTTCCTGATGCACTTTCaaggaaaaaggaaattcaCATGTTGATGGGATTGTCACAACCAATTTTTGAGGGTATTGAAGAGATACAAAAGGCTTGCACAAATGATCCTGAAGCTTTAGTTATTTTCAACAACATTCGAAACAATCAACCGCACCCAAAAAATTACTCCATTCAAAATGGCATGATGTATTATAAGCATCAACTTTTCATTCCTCAAACTTCACAGTGGCCCTACACATTACTCCAAGAATTCCATTCCTCTGTCACTGTAAGGCACTCAGGATATTTGGCAACTTACAAATGATTGTCTCGAAATTTTATGTGGCCAGGAATGAGAAAGGATATCAAGGCATTTGTGGTAGCTTGCGATATGTGTCAAAGGTAAAATTATGAAGCTATTAGACCACCAGGTCTATTGCAACCTCTACCAATCCCCACTGATGCTTGGCAAGACATATCTTTGGATTTTATTAAAGGTTTGCCTACATCACAACACAGAAATGTGATTCTCATTGTGGTGGACAGACTTACTAAGTACGGGCACTTCATAGCACTCTCATATCCTTACACGGTAGTCAACATGGTTGATCTCTTCATCCAAAACATATTTCATCTCCATGGAGTGCCAAGATCAATAGTAAGCAACTGTGATCCCacatttcttagttaattttgGAATGCATTCTTCAAGTCACAAGGTTCATCACTTTGTTGAAGCTCTGCTTACCATCCTCAATCTGATGGGTAAACAGAAGTATTGAATATGACGCTTGAACATTATTTGAGATGCTTTGTGGGTGACAAACCATCATCTTGGACCACATATTTACCGAATGGTGGTACGATACTGTTGTGATGCTGCATATGACTGATGCTACATATGGAGTTTACTACTAAGGTGACCCCTGGGGTAAATCTCTAGGGTAAGGCTCGTTGTAATCTTTAGGGTAAGGGTATGTAAATCACCCTTCCCTTGATTTAAGAGAGAAGACTGATTGGGGTAATGTCTTTGTGTAAGGTTTAGATTAGGTAGGCAACAcgccttcttctttcttgttgGCTGTTTGCTGCATCTATCCTTCCAATCTCTTTTCCCCCTCTCTTTTCATATATACCCGGACTCACTCTTGTACAAACATACATGAATTATACATTGAAACTTTAAACTAGAAAATCTACATGGTATAAGAGCAGGTTTTGTAACCTACCTTTGGCCATTTTTTTCCGCtgcatctttccttcaatcttAAGCCATGGCTGAAGAAGATTCAATAAACATAGAGGGTGACATCTCGTATATCTCTCCTTCAAATTTCTTAGACGTCGAGGTTAACACCAATCAACGTTTGTGTTCAATTCTTTTGAACGAGTTTAATTATCTCCCTTGGTCTCGAGCTGTGTCTCTTGCTCTCGAAGGCAAAAGGGAATTAGGGTTTGTAAATGGAAATGTGGAAGTTTCAGACATCTCTTCCTTTACATATGGTGCATGGCTTTGCAAGGATCAACTTGTCATGTCCTTGCTACTCAACAACATGTTACAACACCATGGAGAAACATGTTGTTGAGATTTTTAGCTACTACAATTGTTCATGTGAGCTTTGGAAAGCCTTGCAAGatatgtatggaaatcaaaacaattATGCACGTGTCTTTCAACTTAAGAAGGACATTGCCAGTgcccaacaagaagggaaaaatgATTTACATACCTTTAACCTAAAGATTACAATGAGCCTTACCTTAGAGATTTACCCTAGGGGTCACCTTGGTAATAGACTCCATATACAGCATCAGTCATATGCAACATCATAACAAATATGTCTTTCCATTTCTAGTATTCAGATGACTCAATTTGAAGCACTTTACAGAAAACAACCCCCCACAGTTCAAGCTTATATCCCTAACTCCATTGCAGTTCATCAGGTTGACATTGTTTTACAATCACGTGATGACTTGCTATCTCGTCTTCACCATAATATACTCTTGGCTCAAAATAGAATGAAATAGAAAGCTGACAGACATAGGACAGAGCGTGAATTTGAAGTAGGTGATTTGGTTTTTCTAAAGCAACAGCCTTACTGCCAAGTTTCTGTTGCTTATCGCCAAAATCACAAGTTATCTCTAAGGTATTATGGCCCTTATAAGATTTTAGCAAGAGTTGGCAAAGTGGCATATCGTCTGTAGCTTCCTCACAATTCCAGAATtcataatgtgtttcatgtgtCACTGCTTAAGAAAAGAATATGTGATTCTATCCCTTTCTCACCCACCCTCCCACCTTGGGATTGCACTACTAGAGCAATGCAATGGACACATGCAAAAGTTTTGCAAagatgaatgtttaaagtcaagAACAAAGCTGTGATTTGTTGGCTGAATCAGTGGCAAGGACTTCCTGAAGAAGATGCAACTTAGGAAGATGCCGACGACATCATTGCTCGCTTTCCTCAATTTCAATCCAGAGGGCAGTCTTGTTCTCAGTTGGGTGGATTTGATGCGTACAATTACATTTAAACCTTTATATGATATATCTATTAGACTCGACAGTTTCTGACACGACgcgaaaatgacacgaaaataacgggtttcgagtcaacacgataactaatcgggttattattgggtgacccgttaataacaggttcttaacgggtatacacaTAAGTAActcgtttcgacccgttaagaaaaaaattaatttgataattttaaagtttaattactaaaagatttattataaaatacaatagtcatattaataaatataatatattctatattaaacatatagttttgtattattattctatataagttaaaaaataaaaaataaagttttagtcattatttatttttattatgagagttccttattatcatttatcattactaggataaattttacttaacatgttgttgtccaaaattaaaataaactagtatagtatttgtataggcaataactaagaagacatacatacaagtatgaaaaatgtgaaagaatatataaacattcgtgattcatcattattcctccacaagtagataatggttaTACTTACATTatagtttagatttttaaaatcccccacaccctcatgaataatgttttttatttgagggcaaaattaataaaattaataataattattgtagaagtgtaaaaaatgtaaaaaaaaaaaaaatatatatatatatatatatatatatatatatataatcactcatagtgacaagctttacaactttcatgaaggggtcaacttcgaaatccaacactataatctataaaccttaaatttatatttaaccatcgattgtcatttacgctttattcttcttctaaatttcatttttaaaattttcttttttgaaaacatgatcatctggcggatgtaagaagatgaacggttcagttATTTGATATcatgtttcgatatttacggttaactaaaatatgagtcgatgtcatatagtttgtagaaactttataaacatcaaacaatattttcattaaccgtaaaactctgaacataatatcaacgatccaaaccgttcatcttcatgcatcctctaatagatcatgttttcaaaaaaagaaaatccgaaaaaacaaaatttgatgagaaaaatgaagcgtaaatgtaaacaacaatcaatggttaaattttgatctatgatttatatgattataatggagaatttcgaagttaagctctttaaaaaagttgtaaagtttgtcattacgagcgtttatatatttttctatattttttacacttctacattaattaaaaaattattaaagactttacttaaatAACAGTCGTAAGATAAATGAGAATAAATCTGTACCGTTGGATTCTATTTCACTTAAATTATTAGAACTTTTTTGAACGAAATAACCACTTCTCTATTCCattattttccaattttaccatttgatcaaaacaaaagccctaatccctttctctctccccaCTCCCGTAACCCTGTCTGGCTCTCTCCGGATCCCGCCGTCTGTTTTTCCTAGCCCTTCTCTCCCGCCGTATGTTCACTTCTTCCGGTAGCCTAGCCTCTCTTAGTCTCTCTTTTCTCCTCCCTCGTGTAGTGGACGGAATCATCCTTGTCATCTATGGTTGTCTCTACATCACTGCATCTCCATTCTCCGGATTCCACTCCAGGTTCGATTTTGCCTCTTAATTTGGCTATTTACTTGATTGAAAAATATGTAAGACTTTGGCTCCTATGATTTGGTGTTATCTGTAGTTTAATGTGCTGATCTTTTAGGGTTGTATCAATATGTTGACCTGAATATGTCTGATAGAATTTGAACCTCTGATCCTTAGTACTTGGCGGGGATCAATTGTGATATGCCATATCTAATTTGGTAGTCTCTGATTGGTAGGTAAGTGCCTAATTGGAAAGACCATAGAAAAGGAGAAACACAGTTTCAAGGAATTCATACTTATTTTCGGTTGTGCTACGAAATGAGTTTGAAATTATATAAATGTATACAGTAATCTCACAGATATACAAGTACATATATCAAGGTACTTATATTGTTCTTAGACTGTTAATGAAAGACTGGATAATAGTAAGATATGATATTACCTTATTACCAAACGAGGTACTCGGCTTGCAGctcatcatggatgtgtcttcgaatgaagatcagtGCAATAGCTTTCTAAGCTTCATCGACCAAGATGGCGTCGGTAAGTGCCTTGATGGTGGCTCTAATTCCCTTGGCAATAAGATTGAGCTTCACGTTTTGGACTTCAAGTAGTTTCTTCCATATACTTCTAGAGcggtgaaatcgagcttgttcaagtttgaCGCGTAAAAACgtggttagtcatatggtaatcTATAGACATACATCGTAGAACATTcgggttctatagacatgtattggtttaatttaaacatgaaagctacaggtttcatgtggtaagttttgaatgaaaacatcgggtttcaaaggcactaaatatgaaactacAGGTTTAATTTAGTTTTTTGAACGATTAGTTTATAaatgagaggttcctgcaagaacataGAATGCAATATGCTAAttaaagtgtagtggatttgagttgctttgggaactcaagtgtgagagcttcgagACTACGAAAGGATGTTAACGGTTCAaagtagaaaaataaattattgaatcgttaatgtccaaaagtaaTATTCAGGTCAATActtttggattaattatcagattaatggttgcaggtcacttttaattaatttaatagattGGGACCAAACGAGGTTGATCgtggaagcaaaataatgacaGACGGGTCATATTAGCTTCGGTTGGTTATAAACCAAGtgataattaaattagaattaatTAGCGTAAATCAAAGTACCCCTAAAAAAATATGTGGGCATGATTTATAACACAGGTGTGCCAAAATTTGGTATTGGATCGAAAAAATAACGCGGCCCAACCAAAAGTGGGCTCATAACGTCGTGAGGATAGGCCCTGCAGCTCGGCTGCAGGTCATTGGGCCTCAGGGAGGGTTGCAGACCTCTAGGCCGTGTGGTCTTGGTAAGCCCAACAACAAAAGCTACTGGTTTGGGCAAAAAAGAGGCATGGGGCAAAGCCCATCCGAAGGCTAGTTTGCGAGTTGGTACGGGAAAGGCCAGTCGAGGCtggttttaagttttttttttaaggttggGGCAGGTCAAGCCCAACAACATAAGCTATGGGCAAATGGGTCGATGGGTGGCAAAGCCTAGCAAGCAACACGCAGGTTGCTAGTGATGGTCTATAAGTGCAAGGGCAGACCCTAGCAAACGACTACATGTCGTGCTGGTAGGTGGGTTGGGGCTGCAGGCCCAATCCAAACCAATCTCAGGCCATAAAGGTCGAGTTGTTCTTGCTCGCAGCAAGCCCAAATGGCTGTAACCATCGGTCAGACGTCAAAACGACGTCATCCTGGGGCGTGCTTAATGCAGCTGGGCTACAGGCCAGAGCGGTGCTCGGCAGTGGTGCCAGCGACAGAGAGCCGCAGCCATGCCGCATTAAATTcccataatttttgtttttttttttacatctctagggtttgaaaaacctaaattgcttctaatttatttatatgatttgactcacaaatttcaCATAGCAAAATAATTGCATAATGCAtgaaacatgtatatatatcggaagaaaaatataaatataaggggtttgtgcatcatggggaatgttttcatgcttcgtggacgtttcaaatattttactttattttaagtgtacctgattggcagaaaacaaataaaagcctttgaattttgtagaagaaaacctCCTCCTATGATCCTTCAGTTTCTTAGTTTCTGGCAAAAGCGTGATGATAACGTGTTATATGTCTATTTGACGTAATTGTATTTAGgactagagagggagagaggccggcggcaagagagagagataagagagagatttaattgtgaggtgtgtgttgtatcaaccctttgtgcctttatttatagtagtaaaatatgttaaatccttacccttatatgattacaactctaataggataataacTACTAAAGAAaatattcaaagatatccctagatacactatAATTTACGCAATCACATTCTTATTATAAATATGACTGCAATAAGACTATCTTTTTCCTGCTAcactttaccaaaaaaaaaaaaaaaaatctttttcttGGTAcactatttttttcttcttttaaataAATGTAGTTAATTTCTTTCATTATAAAAGGTTGCTTTTGCTAATAAACCTATAATTAGGAAtattataataaattaaaatccttaaaaGGAGATATAA
Protein-coding sequences here:
- the LOC139193434 gene encoding secreted RxLR effector protein 161-like, which gives rise to MAFIVSLISRYMKRPTEMHLQAAKRALRYVKGTIGLGVFYRKEGNQELLGYSDSDYAGDQDDRKSTSGYVFLISSGAVSWSSKKQPVVTLSTTEAEFIVVASSACQAVW